One part of the Phoenix dactylifera cultivar Barhee BC4 chromosome 4, palm_55x_up_171113_PBpolish2nd_filt_p, whole genome shotgun sequence genome encodes these proteins:
- the LOC103714340 gene encoding phosphatidylglycerophosphate phosphatase PTPMT1-like, producing MRITVLDDGGSEDSGGRELVPVKAKRVLVGAGGRILFYPTLLYNVFRNKMEAEFRWWDEVDQFILLGAVPFPKDVPRLQQLGVRGVITLNEPYETLVRSSLYQAHGIDHLVIPTRDYLFAPSLVDISRAVDFIHRNASHGRITYVHCKAGRGRSTTIVLCYLVEYKLMTPTAALEYVRSRRPRVLLAPAQWRVVQEYSKRKLEFPAIRSPRPVCSLAGDEVLITAADLEGYGMSEDASNDPSLPLCRIIRTRSMTARSMPTSPLREDEVLVTEADLEGYDTYADAYKDTSVSSNGIVQMSPMIKRLSCLFASKFSGSCQPAASQFAEVRAC from the exons CGGGGGATCTGAGGATTCTGGTGGTCGGGAGCTCGTTCCCGTCAAGGCGAAGAGGGTGCTGGTTGGGGCGGGAGGTAGGATTCTCTTCTATCCGACACTTCTCTACAATGTCTTCCGGAACAAGATGGAGGCGGAGTTCCGGTGGTGGGACGAAGTCGATCAG tttattttgCTTGGCGCTGTTCCATTTCCCAAAGATGTACCCCGCCTTCAACAGCTTGGGGTTCGAGGAGTCATCACCCTAAATGAACCATATGAGACCCTAGTTCGATCATCCTTGTATCAG GCTCATGGGATTGATCATCTAGTGATTCCAACAAGAGATTATCTTTTTGCCCCTTCACTTGTGGATATCAGCCGAGCTGTAGATTTCATCCACA ggAATGCATCCCATGGGAGAATTACATATGTACACTGTAAAGCTGGAAGGGGACGTAGCACAACTATTGTTCTATGCTATCTG gTGGAGTATAAGCTCATGACACCCACAGCTGCTCTGGAGTATGTGCGATCGAGAAGGCCTCGAGTGCTTTTGGCTCCCGCACAATGGCGA GTTGTCCAGGAATACAGCAAGCGCAAATTAGAATTCCCTGCAATTCGAAGTCCAAGGCCAGTATGTTCGCTCGCAGGCGATGAAGTTTTAATTACTGCAGCAGATCTAGAAGGGTATGGGATGAGTGAGGATGCTAGCAATGATCCCAGCCTCCCATTGTGTAGGATCATTCGAACCAGATCCATGACTGCAAGGTCCATGCCAACAAGCCCTCTCAGGGAGGATGAAGTTTTGGTAACCGAGGCAGATCTAGAAGGGTATGACACCTATGCAGATGCTTATAAAGATACAAGTGTCTCGTCAAATGGGATTGTTCAGATGAGTCCAATGATTAAGAGGCTATCTTGCCTCTTTGCATCCAAGTTTTCTGGGAGTTGCCAGCCAGCTGCGAGCCAGTTTGCTGAGGTTCGTGCTTGCTAG